The genomic window GAACATTTTTGATTCCCTAGTCAGAGTACTCCACTGAGGTTGCTGCAATAAGTATACTTATTACTCATGTTAATCACTGTATTCTTGTGTTTTGTAAAGTGTTAAAGTAGTGAGTAGTGGCCGTACCCTGACTTTGATCTCGGGGTTAACCAGTACGACGTTCCTCACAGCGAGGTAGGCCTCTTGTGTACCGTAGTCTAGGAGCAGAGCCGCCAGCCGGATCAGGTTGTCCTCAGTGAGGTTCTCTGCATACTTGGAGTAGTTCATCCTAAGAGCAACCCGCTTTTCTGGAGCGAGACATAATGCAGAGAAAGTGAGACGCCACACAATTCCTCAGGATGTTGACACGTTGGCATAAGCAGATACATAGAACACTGGACAGTATGATTTCattgcagacagacacacattcacGAATTAGCGTGAGACATGAAATAGCATGAAAAGATAACTCCATACACAGTCTTAAACTCAAAATGAGCTACAGTATATCACGctcacatatacagtgcctttggaaagtattcagaccccttgactttttacacattttggtatgttacaaccttattctcaaatggattaaataaaacaatttccttatcaatctacacacaataccccataatgacgacgcgaaaacagttttttacattttttatttgcaaatgttattaaaaacaaaaatatcatatttactaaagtattcagaccctttgctatgagactcgaaattgagctcaggtgcatcctgtttccattgatcatctttgagatgtttccacaacttgactGGAggccacctgtagtaaattcaattgattggacatggtttggaaaggcacacacctgtctatatgaggtcccacagctgacagtgcatgtcagaatggctgaagaaattgtccgtagtgctctgagacaggattgtgtcgaggcacagatctggggaagggtaccaaaacatttctgcagcattgaaggtccccaagaacacagtggcctccatcattcttaaatggaagaagtttggaaccaccaagactcttcctagagctggccacccgaccaaactgagcaattgggggagaagggccttggtcagggaggtgaccaagaacccgttgGTCACTCTGACTagagttctagagttcctctgtggagatgggaaaatcttccagaaggacaaccatctctgcagcactccaccaattaggcctttatggtagagtggccagatggaagtcactcctcagtaaatggcacatgacagcccgcttggagtttcccaaaaggaagctaaagactctcagaccatgagaaacaagattctttggtctgatgaaaccaagattgaacactttggcctgaatgccaagcgtcacatctggaggaaacctggcaccatcctcacggtgaagcatggtggtgacagcatcatgctgtggggatgtttttcagcggcagggactgggagactagtcaggatggaagtaaagattaacggagcaaagtatagatatatccttcatgaaaacctaaTCCAGAGCGCTctagacctcagactggggcaaaggttccccttccaacaggacaacaaccctaagcacacagccaagacaatgcaggagtggctttgggacaagtctctaaatgtccttgagtggcccagccaaatcccggacttgaacccgatcgaacatctctggagagacctgaaaatagctgtgcagcaacgctccccatccaacctgacagagtttgagtggatctgcagagaagaatgggagaaactccccaaatacatgtgtgccaagcttgtagtgtcatacccaagaagactcaaggctgtaatcactgccaaaggtgagtaaagggtctgaatacttgtgtaaatgtgatatttaatttactttttttttttataaattagcaaatatttctaaaaacctgtttttactttgtcattatggggtattgtgtgtagattgatgaggggaaaaaactatgtaatcaattttagaataaggctgtaaacgaacaaaaagtggaaaaagtcaaggggtctgaatactttccgaaggcagtgtatatatacacaaaacTTTCCATTATACAAAGCCAACTGACCTTCTCCAGGTGCCAACTGTACGTTGAGCAGGTCTTTGAACCCACAGTTCTCTCCCAGAATACCGTTGTAGGACACAGCTCTGGAGCCGAACACCAGACGGCACTTCTTCTCATTGGGCGTGTTGTTTGTAATCACGGCAAACACGTCAAAGTCACAGCCCTTTCTCATATCCGCGGACACCTTGATGACGATAAGCAGGCCAGCATTGTCTtgctgctgcagtagtttgttCTGGTGGTTGGCTTTTGTAAAGGCCTCCCTTTCCTCGTCAGAACCTGGGGGCACAGAAAGCAAAAGTTATACATGCTTTCATATACAGTAAATTAACTCTGATACAACATTCTGACACATTTAGGGAAGAATAAGAACTTGTTTCCAGTGTAGTCTTTAGTGAACTTCACCATATATTTCTTATTTTGAAGCTCCATACTTTATCTGATTGTacatataatgaacagactactTCAAATACTGAAGAAAGAATATGTGACTTTCCTATCTGCTGTCTTGGCGGCATATCGTGGTGTAATGTGACATTGGTGTGTCCTGGTGGCATGTTACAGTGGTGTCATAGTGAAGCTCCCTACCCTCAGGGTACTTGTACAGGTGTGTGATGTCCTCTCTCCTATCACTGCCCACGCTCTTAGTGCTGATCTTCAGCCCCACATGGACGGAGCTGATGATCTTCTTCGTGGTGCCATCTTTGCGCTTCATAAAGGTGTGCACGTCAGCATTGACCTCCGCAAACACAAATGGGGCGTCATATTTATAGGCGAGCTCGCCCTCCTTGATGGCTTTCAGTGGGATAGGGCCACAGCAGTAAACACCTGAAAGAAGGACAATCTGTGAGCAAACTGAAAATTACATGTTTTTATGACATATCTGCAGCCATATCCTTATCACTTCTAGTAGAATATGATGATGAGCAATTCAGGAGTTTTCTGGAATAAATACACATATGAATTGGGGTCAGGCCCTTTTATGGGCTATTCTGAAATTGTTGGGATTATTCTAGTTGGGGTTACTGTAGTTGGGGTTATTGTAGTTGGGGTTATTGTAGTTGGGGTTATTGTCAATACCATCTAGGCCTCACCTTCACTCTTCTCCTGTGGTGTGGGGTCCATGACCTGCCAGCCGTCAAAACCTGGTTTGAGGTCAGGTCTGGTCATCCAGTTCTCCACCCAGCAGTGGTAGTTCCTACAAAGACACACAACCACAGTAACCCCTTAACCATTTCCAGACGGTCTGCTACAACAGAAGGACATTAGCTCATATACTCAACCTCTGGAATGCCTTAACCATTTCCAGACGGTCTGCTACAACTGAAGAACATTTGCTCATATACCCAACCATAGTAACCCCTTAACCATTTCCAGATTGTTGGCAAAAAGGCATGAACAAATACATGGATAGCTCTGTATTGAATTTGTCTGAGTGGAAATACACCGATTTGATAGTCCTCCTGAGGTCTCACCATATCATGTCTCTGGACTTCTGAACAAGTTGTCCGTTCTCATCCACGTAGCGCTCTATCACCAGGTCACTGTTGGTGTCGTGGGCTGAATTGTAGTTGGTGACCAGTCGACAAGGGATGCCCAGGGCTCGTGAAACTGAGAGGCAACATAAATCATGTACAGTTAGCCAATACTACAAATCAACTATTCTACTACAGGTCTAAcaggtcatttagcagatactcttatccagtGATGTACAGGAACAATTTGGGTAAAGTTGCTCAAGGGGACACCTAGTTGGCTTGGGgatcgaaccagcaaccttttggttactggcccaaggctcttaactgctaggctacctgccccactattcatataatcaaatcaaatcaaactttatttgccacaagcgctgaatacaacaagtgtagactttaccgtgaaatgcttacttacaagcccgtagcccttaaccaacagcgcagttcaagaagaagaaaatatttaccaagtacactaaaataaaaagcaataataaaaagtaacacaataagaataacaataacgaggctatatacaggggccaccggtaccgagtcagtgtgcgggggaacaggctagttgaggtaatctgtacatgtaggtggggaaaaagtgactatgcataggtaacaaacaaacagcgagtagcagcagtgttcagggggggggtgtcaatgtaaattgtccgatGCCGATTTTTAAgaattgtttagcagtcttatggcttgggggtggaagctgttgaggagccttttggtcctagacttggcgctccggtaccacttgtcgtgcggtagcagagaaaacagtctataacttgggtgactggagtctctgacaattttatgggtttTGCCTATTAATAGACACCACCTATTCatttatataggtcctggatggcaggaagcttggccccagtgatgtactgggccgttcgcactacccgctgtagcgccttacggtcagatgccaagaagttgccaaaccaggcggtgatgcaaccagtcagaatgctctcgatggtgcaactgtagaacctttgaggatctgggagcccatgccaaatcttttcagtctcctgagggggaaaaggttttgtcgtgcccacttcacgactgtcttggtatgtttggaccatgatagttcattggtgatgtggacaccaaggaacttgaaactctcgactagctccactacagccctgtcgatgttaatgggggcctgttcggcccgcctttccctgtagtccacgatcagctcctttgtcttgctcacactgagggagagattgttgtcctggcaccacactgccaggtctctgacctcctccctataggccgtctcatcgttgttggtgatcagggctaccactgttgtgtcgtcagcaaacttaatgatggtgttgggggtcgtgtttggccacgcagtcgtgggtgaacagggaatacaggaggggactaagtacacacccgaggggccccagtgttaagggtcagcgtggcagacgtgttgttgcctactcttaccacctgggggcgacccgtcaggaagtccaggttccagttgcagagggaggtgtttagtcccagagtccttatcTTAGTGATGAATGTGTTACTAAAGGTGTCTTGTGCAATACAAAAAGGGGACAGAATGTCTCTTACATAATATAACGATACAGTATGTAAAAAACTCAGTCTTAATGTCTATGCATTCATGTCTAACCTGAGCAGGCCACTGCTGCAAACACCCAGCATTGGCCAAAGCGCACAGGCTGACAGGCATTTGTGTCCCAGTTCCGGAGGATCTCCACACTACCCTTCCATGACAGAGGGCTCACCCCGCCGTCATAGTCATCAGTCCACCTGCCCAGCAAGACTCCCTTGTCGTCATTGCAGTTCACCTGAGGGACATGGACAACAATGGTCAGGCTCTTAATTTCACATTCAGGTTTGTTGTTATATTGAGCCATCTACTATATATTCAagtgtatattttatattctattctactgtatgaACTGCAGTGTGTAATACAGTGCATGACAGGATGTGAAACCGATTGATGTGATCCCACCATGGCACTGAGGACTCTGGACACATAGATTGGGTTCCTCCTCCCTGAAGCGTCTTTCCCAGGGTTACGCAGGCACTTCGGGTTCATATCCAGGATTCTCAGACAGGCATTCAGGATCCCATCCTCAAACTACACCACACAGAGAAAACCACACAAGGTCAAATCGACCTGCTATTTATTTTCAAAAGGGAACTAAGCATGCAAAGGTGAGCAAAAGATCGAATAAAGATCAAAGGATTAGAAGTTTGCTTCTCGTCTTTGATTCCCTCCTGAAAATATCATGTGCAAACGTTTAGTAAAGCTGAATGCCAGTCACATGCATAAACAGTGTGCACGATATGCAACTATGACACACACCAATTAGATAATGAGCTGTATCAACAATTGAATCTTGGTCTCACCATCTCAGTGGGATTATCATGATCTGTCAATTATACACAGATTGAACCAATGGAAGCGTCTTGATGTGGAAAGAAAATAGCCTCAATTGGATTTTACCAGTCAACAGTTCACCCATCACAAGTTCTTCTTAACCATAATTTATCTTCTCAATTTAGGCCgctcatacagatgtaggatcttaatttgagactgTTTCctacagaaggaaaataatcctgcagcaacaggaaatgtgaattattatgtggattataattattggacatttttgtaggggttgataattTCTTTCATAAGAATAAAATGGAAATgataaacttcagaagcctttttaaatacactacaagtttttcatgtcctgcattgcaggaaagttctcctgcaacagggtgatcaaattaagatcctacatctctaAATATACAGTACTATGAGGCAGCATGAGCTCACCTTTGAAAgtccacagtacagtagttacaTAGGAAAGCAGTTCAACATACATCTCTTGATGAATGGCTATTTTTCCCTTATCCGGGTAAGTGTAAGCCAAATTCAAAAGCCAAGCCTTTATCACTGCCACTGCAAACTTCTGGGTTGTCTCTCCTCAAGGAGGCTGTTTATACAACGATCAGAGCTGTGCTGCTGTTGGTACCTGGCCATAGTTCCAAGGTGTAGGGATGGGGTACTTCCAGCCGCCTCGGTAGATGATACCATCTTGAGCCAAGATGTACTCCCTCAGTTTCTCCTCACTGTCCATGTACACCACATCACCTGTTGACGAGAGACGTAAATAATACAGGGATAAAGTATCGTCCTCCATAGAAAAAGACAAGGTCTCAAAAGGCTGAATGGAATAAAGGGTGCCTCATTATCTGCTTGCAGTAGGAAACAGTATTTCAAAATGTATAGGGCTTATTAAATTACAATTTCTTTTCAATATAACTTTCTATGAAACATGTATGGTAAAACTGATTCTACCATAGTACAAAAAAATCGTAACATTATAGTACGAATTGGatttgtaacatataatatgaattgccaaaaaataaaacattttttttttttttttcaagatgtaacatatcatacggaGTGGATGATGTAGTAAGCAATTGGATGAATTAGTACACAAAAaatggggaccacttttggctcatgagcaccactttcaaatctactggctgaaattatacaaaagtttgAGAGTGCATCTTTAATGAGACTATCTGCTGTCTATTTACTTTGATGTCTAAGGTAACAAAATGTCTAAGTGTAACATGTATTGTAGATACAGCATACTTCTCCATCCCCATCCATCCCATTCTCCATTGTATGATCATCATATCCTCTCTCAaactaccatccatccatccatccatgccaTCCTGTTCTCCCCACAGTGGGATCCTTCCTGTAAGCCTGCATCTCTGGCTGTCTTTGTAACAGAGACATCTAAAGTGCCTATCAGAGTCCAAAACATGTAGGCATAAATGTTCTAAAATATTGGACTGTTGGCTCTCTTACTTTTTGAATTCTCAGCACGGCTCAAGCAATTTCTCCAACTGTCAACACATTCCGCATAGCTTTGTCTCGTCTCTGCGTCTGTGAATTACTCTTAAGGCATTCCACTCAACTATGCATAGCCCCTACTACACTCGCAGACAGAATGATGCATGGAATGTTTACCTACCGGTGCACCAGGGGTTATAGAGCAGCACAAAGTCCACCCTGCCCCCCTGGCCCAGGGTCAGGCGCCAGCGTCCGATGGGCGCGTCTGGGGGGGAACAGATGGACAGGGACACCATGTTCCCGGGGGGACTGGTGATGGCGGCGCTCCAGCGGGAGGTGTCGATTTGGTCGGTCAGCCCAAAGGAGGCCTGTGTACCATACTGGTCAGAGGGCTGGGGACCTAGTAGAGGACATGAAGAAGAGAAAGGGTTAAAGATGGAACACTTGACTAGGGATTATGTAAAGGACTTCAAAGCCAAAACACTAGAGCTTACCTACTTATTTTACCATTGGAGGGAAAGTAATATTGGCCATAGCTATTCTGTCATTCTTTGTCATGAGATGTGTCAATggatctcaatagtctaaagtgggGTTTTAAATAGGCCTTGACAAAAGTCATGACCTCGACAGAAGTTGCTGTCCTTTATAAGAATTACGTTCTTTACTGTATTGTGAAAAATATGAAGCACACAGATGCTTTCAGGTCACACATGAAACATTTTCATAATTCAGACTGTACAATTGACATACTATTCCCAAACCCTTCAGCGAAAACATTGGAAAATGGTGGACAATTCCACAGGGATCAAAGACGATGGAAACTCAGCTTCCTTCAAGTGACCTCCGTTAAGATAAACTGGCTGAACTGAAATGCCATTGTGTTCAGACTGGGCATAACGCCAAAGAATCACCCCTTTTAACCCCGTTGCTTTCAGCAGCATGCTGAAACAACTTAGATTCCTTCCTTGGCTGTTCTGTGTATTAAAGTTTATATTACAGTCCATTAAAAAAATAGTTTAACTTTCACTGTGATAGCCTTATCTTTGATAGGACACATGCTTTCCTGTGGAGTGATCCTCTTCCTGTTCTCAAACTGGTGGATACTGTAGAAACTGCTGTGGTCTGTACAATGGCCACTCTACCCCTCTTATGACTGTTACTTACATCTGACACATTCATCTTGATTAAAACATCTGATCATTTCAATGTTTTCCCCTAGATATTTCCAAAGGCGGGACCGAAAGGGTCCCAAACGCAACATCTATGGTTCCTGACAACTGAACCAAAGCCCAAAGCCTAGGCAGGGTGAGTAATGGTAAAGGAGGCAGGGTAGAGTGTCAGCTAACTATTCTGCAAGAGTCAATAGCGTTATCACTGAAAATTTGAACAGGCTTAAACGGTTTCCCTTTCCTTGAAACAACATTCGACCTCACCATTAGCTTTCTTACTCCTTATCACTTTGTAGATCACAATGACCATTGGGGAAAATAAATAAGTTCCCAATGCCAATAGAAACACTCAAGTAGGCGTTGCCATAGTACCTTTATAATCTCCTGAAGGACACAACCCAGTAAAAGAATGCTTTCAAATCAGAactaaatcacattttatttgtcacatgcttcataaacaacaggcgtagactaacagtgaaatcctTACTTACGAGCTGACCCTtgccaacaacgcagagagaaaaatTATAGAAAAAATTGTTAACACACGGAATAAATacataacttggctatataccgagtcgatgtgcagcggtacaaggtaattgaggtagatacagtgcattcgtaaaatagtcagaccccttaactttttccacattttgttacgttacagcattattctaaaatggattaaatcaaaaatgttcctcatccgtctacacacaataccccataatgacaaagcgaaaaaggTTTTTTAGAAAAaatgtgcaaatgtattaaaaataaaaaacagaaataccttatctacAAATGTactcagaccatttgctatgagagactaaattaagctcaggtgcatcctgtttccattgatcatccttgagatgtttctaccacttgattggagtccacctgtggtaaattagattgattggacatgatttggaaaggcacacacctgtccatataaggtcctacagttgacagtgcatgtcagtgcaaaaagcaagccatgaggtcaaagaaattgtccgtagagctctgagacaggattgtgtcgaggcacagatctagggaagggtatcaaaacatttctgcagcattgaagttccccaagaacacactggcctccatcattcttaaatgtaagaagtttggaaccaccaagactcttcctagagctggccacccggccaaactgagcaatcaggtgagaagggccttggtcagggaggtgaccaagaacccgtgGCACTTGACCATGGCACTtgtcgtaagagtaggggtgttaaccccagtgtcctggctaaattcccaatctggtcctcataccatcacagtcacctaatcatccccagcttacaattggctcattcatccccctttctctccgtttaactattccccaggtctttgctgtaaatgagaatgtgttctcagtcaacttacctggtaaaataagggttaaataaaataaaaaaaataaaaaaacaagaacctgatggtcattctgacagaactccagagttccatctctgcagcactccaccaatcaggcctttatggtagtgtggccagacggaagccactcctctgtaaaaggcacatgacagccgcttggagtttgccaaaaggcacctaaaggactctcagaccattagaaagaagattctctggtctgatgaaacaaagatggaactctttggccggaatgccaagcttcacatctggagcaaacctggcaccatccctatggtgaagcatggtggtggcagcatcatgctgtgggcatgtttttcaatggcaggaactgggagactagtcaggatcaagggaaagggttcaccttctaacaggacaacgaccctaagcacacagccaagacgacgcaggaatggtttcgggacaagtctcttaatttttcttgtgtggcccagccagagcccggacttgaacccggtcgaacatctctggagagacctgataatagctgtgcagcgacactccccatctaacctgactgagctttagaggatctgcagagaagaatgggataagctccccaaatacaagtgcgccaagcttgtagcgtcacacccaagaagactggagtctgtaatcgctgccaaaggtgcttcaacaaagtactgagtaaatggtctgaatacttatgtaaatgtgatatttcattttttttatatatatatatataaattggcacaaaattttaaaaaactgtttttgctttgtcattatggggtattgtgttaagattgacaatgtaatacattttaggaaaaggatgtaacataacaaaatgtggaaaaggggaaggggtctgaatactttccgaatgcactgcatgtacatataggtaggggtaaagtgcctaggcaacaggatagataataaaccgcagcagcagcatatgtcagtggttcccaaccctGGTACTCCAGTATatcccaacagtacacatttttattgtaaccctggacaagcacacttGATTAAACTTtccaactaatcatcaagccctcgatgagttgaatgaggtgtgtttgggCTGTTGGAGACCGGAGTTAGAAAACACTTGCGTATGTGAAGAGTCAAAATAGTCAGTGCAAAAAGTGCCAATACAGATATTCCATGTAACTATTTTGCAGTCTTATtccttgggggtaaaagctgtttggAGTCTTGTTAGTTCCAggcttggtgcatcggtactgcttgctgtgcagtagcagagacaacagtctacgacttgggtgtctggagtctgacaattttcagggccttcctctaacaccgcctggtatagaggtcctggatggcagggagctcagccccagtgttgtactgggccatacacactaccctgtGTATCGCCTTgtggttggatgccaagcagttgccataccaagcggtgatgcagccagtcaagatgctctcaatggtgcagttgtaaaactttgaagatctgagggcccatgccaaatcttttcagcattctgaggaggaagaggcattgtcgtgccttctttatgactgtgttggtgtgtttggtccatgttaattccttagtgatgtggacacagaggaacttgaaggtctcgacctgctccactacagctctgtcaatgtggatgggggcgtgctcagccctccgtttcctgtagtccacaatcagctcctttgtctcctccctgtaggctgtctcattgtcttcggtgatcaggcctaccaccgtcgtgtcatcagcaaacttaatgatcgtGTTGCGTTCATGTGCGGCCACgccgtcgtgggtgaacaaggagtacatgaggggactaatcacgcacccatgaggggcccccgtgttgagggttagcgtggtggatgtgttgttgcctatcctcaccacctCGAGGTAGCCCGCCAgtaagtccagaatccagttgcagagggaggtgttcagctTAGTGATgcgcttggagggcactatggtgttgagcactgagctgtagtcgagaaacagcattctcacataggtgttcctcttgtccaggtgggagagggcactctggcgtgcaatagagattgtgtcatctatggatctgttggggtggtatacgaattggagtgggtccagggtgtctgggatgatggtgttgatgtgagccatgatcagcctttcaaagcatttcatggctacagatgtgagtgctacggtgcgatagtcatttagacaggttacattgacgtccttgggcacagggactatggtggtttgcttgaaacatgtaggtattacagactgggtctcTGGTCAAAATCTAAACAGCAAGCCAGTTCCAAAATCGACTTATTGGATCGCTCCAGTGTATACTTGTGGATGGTTCCTATTACAGAAATGCCTGTAGAAGCCAAAAATGTAAAGGTAGTGAAAAGAAAGGCCTTAGACTTTAAGGGGTtaaaacaatagaaaaatatagcATAGAGTATTTTGTTATAGTGTTACAGACTATGCAGCAGCACATGCATGAGGTATTTTCAGTTAAGATTTAGACTTGAGATTTATCAGTCACAGCCCAATAGACTGTGTCTTCATTCAATCAAGGAAGAATTGAAGTAAGTATTCACTGGAGCTATTCAATAAGTCCTCATGGCAAAGATTTTGGAACTGGGTTTCTGTTTCGATTTTGAGCAGAGAATGGAAAGCATTATTTTACTGGGTCGTGTCTGTCAGGAAATGTTAAAAGGACCACGGCAATGCCTAATTGTGTGTTTCTATTGGCACAGGGAACTTGTTAATTTTCTCCAAAAGTGATAGGGAGACAGGGATACAGAAAGCTAATGTTGAGGTCTAATGTTGTTTA from Salmo trutta chromosome 16, fSalTru1.1, whole genome shotgun sequence includes these protein-coding regions:
- the LOC115150169 gene encoding protein-glutamine gamma-glutamyltransferase 2, with product MAQALDIARWDLECEFNNTDHRTELNGVERLIVRRGQPFTINLHLRSGVYQPGGSALDLTVETGPQPSDQYGTQASFGLTDQIDTSRWSAAITSPPGNMVSLSICSPPDAPIGRWRLTLGQGGRVDFVLLYNPWCTGDVVYMDSEEKLREYILAQDGIIYRGGWKYPIPTPWNYGQFEDGILNACLRILDMNPKCLRNPGKDASGRRNPIYVSRVLSAMVNCNDDKGVLLGRWTDDYDGGVSPLSWKGSVEILRNWDTNACQPVRFGQCWVFAAVACSVSRALGIPCRLVTNYNSAHDTNSDLVIERYVDENGQLVQKSRDMIWNYHCWVENWMTRPDLKPGFDGWQVMDPTPQEKSEGVYCCGPIPLKAIKEGELAYKYDAPFVFAEVNADVHTFMKRKDGTTKKIISSVHVGLKISTKSVGSDRREDITHLYKYPEGSDEEREAFTKANHQNKLLQQQDNAGLLIVIKVSADMRKGCDFDVFAVITNNTPNEKKCRLVFGSRAVSYNGILGENCGFKDLLNVQLAPGEEKRVALRMNYSKYAENLTEDNLIRLAALLLDYGTQEAYLAVRNVVLVNPEIKVRILGEPKENRKLAAEITLQNPLPVPLQNCCFTVEGSNLTGGQIVTERLNSTVEPGQDAKVKIYFTPTHSGLRKLVVDFDSNKLCHVKGYRNVIIGK